A part of Synergistaceae bacterium DZ-S4 genomic DNA contains:
- a CDS encoding desulfoferrodoxin family protein — protein sequence MRKFAKLLLTLMSAIIICTPLYAHPAEMVELKWNEAVSVLDVSILHPVKNTANHYISKIVVSVDGKAIEEKTLKSQSDSRTEHVQFEIKDMKKGSKIEVEATCNVFGKLKESVVL from the coding sequence ATGCGTAAGTTCGCAAAGCTGCTTTTGACATTGATGTCGGCCATAATCATCTGCACGCCTCTATATGCACACCCCGCGGAAATGGTCGAACTGAAGTGGAATGAGGCTGTCTCTGTACTGGATGTATCGATCCTCCATCCGGTCAAAAACACTGCTAATCACTATATAAGCAAGATCGTGGTCTCTGTCGATGGAAAGGCCATAGAGGAAAAGACACTAAAATCCCAAAGCGACTCCAGGACAGAACATGTACAATTTGAGATCAAAGATATGAAAAAGGGATCAAAGATAGAGGTGGAGGCAACCTGCAACGTCTTTGGAAAACTTAAAGAGAGCGTGGTGCTCTAG
- a CDS encoding aldo/keto reductase, with protein sequence MEYVDFGKTGIRVSRFGLGCMRFPADEKVAIKMVRHAIDSGVNYIDTAYTYPGSEEIVGKALMDGYREKVCLVTKCPVAMSSSREDMERYLDEQLKRLRTDYVDIYLLHNLSPAVWEKVRKFDGAGFLDKAAAEGKILHKGFSLHNSFEAFKEIISYCPWDMTQIQLNILDEKNQAGGVEGLKYASSAGLPVTVMEPLRGGSLVKDAPNSVLDMVGVYREKRSLAEWCFRWLYDKPEVTVVLSGTSTMEQLDDDLRIFSDSGSGVMSEEDGKFIEDIAKEYKSSTVIPCTDCKYCMPCSQGVMITAVFALFNKYRLTGEDAVKNFYVKNFYEKGRGADRCISCGVCERHCPQGLKITGLLSSAHEELLN encoded by the coding sequence ATGGAGTATGTTGATTTTGGAAAAACAGGAATTAGGGTATCCCGTTTTGGACTTGGATGCATGAGGTTTCCAGCTGATGAAAAAGTAGCCATAAAAATGGTCAGGCACGCTATCGACAGCGGAGTCAACTATATTGATACGGCGTACACATATCCCGGCAGCGAAGAGATAGTCGGAAAGGCCCTTATGGACGGATACAGGGAAAAAGTCTGCCTTGTGACGAAATGCCCTGTGGCGATGTCATCGAGCCGCGAGGATATGGAGAGATACCTTGACGAGCAGCTAAAAAGGCTCCGGACGGACTACGTTGACATATACCTGCTGCACAACCTTAGCCCCGCGGTATGGGAAAAGGTCAGAAAGTTTGACGGAGCGGGATTTCTGGACAAGGCCGCAGCGGAAGGGAAGATACTGCATAAGGGCTTCTCGCTCCACAACAGTTTTGAAGCTTTTAAGGAGATAATCAGTTACTGTCCCTGGGATATGACACAGATACAGCTGAACATACTGGATGAAAAGAACCAGGCCGGGGGAGTTGAAGGACTGAAGTATGCCTCTTCAGCCGGACTGCCGGTCACAGTAATGGAACCGCTTCGGGGAGGTTCTCTCGTAAAGGACGCTCCAAACAGCGTACTTGATATGGTCGGCGTCTACCGGGAAAAGCGGTCACTTGCGGAATGGTGCTTCAGGTGGCTATACGACAAGCCTGAGGTCACTGTCGTCCTAAGCGGTACCAGCACAATGGAACAGCTCGACGATGACCTGAGGATATTCAGCGACTCAGGGTCCGGGGTCATGAGCGAAGAGGACGGGAAGTTTATAGAGGACATTGCAAAAGAATACAAGAGCAGCACTGTCATTCCGTGCACTGACTGCAAGTACTGCATGCCCTGCTCTCAGGGAGTCATGATCACAGCGGTTTTCGCTCTTTTCAACAAATACAGGCTGACCGGCGAGGACGCCGTGAAAAACTTTTATGTCAAAAACTTTTACGAAAAGGGCAGGGGAGCAGACAGATGCATTTCCTGCGGTGTATGTGAAAGGCACTGTCCGCAGGGATTAAAAATTACCGGGCTGCTCTCATCGGCCCATGAAGAGCTGCTGAACTGA
- a CDS encoding acetoacetate decarboxylase family protein: MKGKFRIKEDLVYKMPVHFSGDPFYPVRTVYGDMTTICISYETEEEALLRFIPEDFDLISPTVNIQFAESRDIDWMTGGEYRLIQAGAPVRYTGGGEAVEGEYILVIWENKACPIIGGREEDGMPKIFADIAGLRHNGDHWFSAASYECNTFLRIGMQRGRPLQNEELDLLNRDVRVNCFGWRYIPELGKAGTALSHATLYPQEMKTDKAWEGEGSIEWLKFDPEMNMLQIRIISEMSRLPILKYERAMMLRGSARLNVGDSRSLV; the protein is encoded by the coding sequence ATGAAGGGAAAGTTCAGGATCAAGGAAGACCTTGTCTACAAAATGCCGGTCCATTTCAGCGGTGATCCCTTTTACCCGGTACGAACTGTTTACGGAGACATGACCACTATCTGCATCAGCTATGAGACGGAAGAGGAGGCACTATTAAGGTTTATCCCCGAGGATTTTGATTTGATAAGCCCGACCGTGAACATCCAGTTTGCTGAGAGCCGCGATATTGACTGGATGACAGGCGGGGAATACCGTCTTATCCAGGCCGGAGCTCCGGTAAGATACACTGGCGGCGGCGAAGCGGTTGAAGGCGAATATATCCTTGTTATATGGGAAAACAAGGCATGTCCAATAATTGGAGGAAGAGAAGAGGACGGAATGCCGAAGATCTTTGCAGATATCGCAGGATTGAGGCACAATGGGGATCATTGGTTTTCTGCGGCAAGTTATGAGTGCAACACATTCCTGAGGATCGGAATGCAGAGGGGAAGGCCTTTGCAGAATGAGGAGCTCGATCTGCTTAACCGTGATGTCAGGGTGAATTGTTTTGGATGGAGATACATACCGGAGCTGGGTAAGGCGGGAACTGCACTGAGCCATGCCACGCTCTACCCGCAGGAGATGAAGACAGATAAGGCGTGGGAAGGAGAAGGCAGCATCGAGTGGCTGAAGTTTGATCCGGAAATGAACATGCTTCAGATCAGGATAATCAGTGAGATGTCCCGGCTGCCGATCCTGAAATATGAAAGGGCGATGATGCTCAGGGGGTCTGCGCGCCTGAACGTTGGAGATTCAAGATCACTTGTCTGA
- a CDS encoding SDR family oxidoreductase, producing the protein MSGYFENRTAVVTGAASGLGLGITEELLKRGANAVFMGDYSEENLKSESGRLERDYPGKVFPILTDVTKLDQVQSLISTAKNNLGRIDFLFNNAGMGLTLPTEKITFDIWRYIIDLNLMGVIYGTYTAIPVMREQGAGHIINTGSIAGKVPVPYQAVYAASKSAVISMTECLQYELQNEGLQFSVFCPGNVRTAIFKDVTPPADSVSVEEAVTYIFSEIEKGSLVIIFPETARSADYLYREKRDEFDKMMKQMADERRENYRTKGTYC; encoded by the coding sequence ATGAGCGGATATTTTGAGAACAGGACGGCAGTAGTGACAGGAGCGGCTTCGGGATTGGGTCTGGGAATTACGGAAGAACTCCTGAAAAGGGGCGCGAACGCGGTATTTATGGGGGACTACAGTGAGGAGAACCTGAAGAGCGAGTCCGGGCGCCTTGAAAGGGACTATCCCGGAAAAGTCTTCCCTATACTTACCGATGTGACAAAACTCGATCAGGTCCAAAGCCTGATTTCGACGGCAAAAAACAACTTGGGGCGTATAGATTTCCTCTTCAACAACGCAGGAATGGGACTGACTCTCCCGACTGAAAAGATAACATTTGACATATGGAGATATATTATCGACCTGAACCTGATGGGGGTCATTTATGGAACCTATACTGCCATACCGGTAATGAGGGAACAGGGGGCAGGACACATCATCAACACAGGATCGATCGCAGGGAAAGTCCCTGTGCCTTATCAGGCAGTATACGCCGCCAGCAAAAGCGCCGTCATATCAATGACGGAATGTCTCCAGTATGAACTTCAGAACGAGGGGCTTCAGTTTTCTGTCTTCTGTCCCGGCAACGTCAGGACCGCGATATTCAAAGACGTTACCCCTCCGGCAGATTCCGTAAGCGTCGAGGAAGCGGTCACATACATCTTTTCTGAGATAGAAAAAGGTTCGTTAGTCATAATCTTCCCTGAAACAGCCAGGTCTGCAGACTACCTTTACAGGGAAAAGAGAGATGAATTCGACAAGATGATGAAACAGATGGCTGACGAAAGGCGTGAAAATTACAGGACCAAAGGGACATATTGCTAG
- a CDS encoding universal stress protein, whose amino-acid sequence MFKRAIVASDFTRESLALVNSSGGLKGFGTEEILLLHFWGTLDVLGVDSFYKPTVFEDFNKNLENQKSALESLGFKVETRVLEGLSASHVNKIAVDEKYSIIAVGSDRHIFGSMANELIHSARIPTYIFKSADGKTSQEYERYKLPGNVAGHVLFATDFSKNSEYAFNYLIKMIPMIKDKISLIHIQDEYRISPYLDDKIEEFNRIDTGRLEAMKKLLLEKGCPEVQTVLKYGSPSAEILKSARELSAEMVMMGSQGRGFVNEFFLGSVSHNIARQLPVPVLLIPAKRD is encoded by the coding sequence ATGTTCAAACGTGCAATAGTGGCATCTGATTTTACGAGGGAATCGTTGGCGTTGGTAAACTCTTCAGGAGGGCTCAAGGGATTTGGAACAGAAGAGATATTGCTCCTCCATTTCTGGGGGACCCTTGATGTGCTTGGAGTTGACAGTTTTTACAAACCTACTGTATTTGAGGATTTCAACAAGAATCTTGAGAATCAGAAGTCGGCGCTTGAAAGTCTGGGGTTCAAGGTGGAGACAAGGGTGCTTGAAGGTCTTTCAGCATCGCATGTTAACAAGATAGCGGTAGATGAAAAATATTCGATCATAGCAGTTGGGTCCGACAGGCATATTTTCGGCTCCATGGCGAACGAGCTCATACACAGTGCCAGGATACCGACCTACATATTCAAGTCAGCTGACGGAAAGACTTCTCAAGAATATGAGCGTTACAAACTGCCCGGGAACGTAGCGGGCCATGTGCTCTTCGCAACAGATTTCTCCAAAAATTCGGAGTATGCTTTCAATTATCTGATCAAAATGATACCTATGATCAAAGATAAGATCTCTCTGATCCACATCCAGGATGAATACAGGATATCGCCTTACCTCGACGACAAGATAGAGGAGTTCAACCGGATAGATACCGGAAGGCTTGAGGCGATGAAAAAACTGCTGCTGGAGAAGGGATGTCCCGAGGTACAAACAGTGCTCAAATATGGCTCGCCCTCTGCGGAGATCCTGAAAAGCGCAAGGGAACTATCTGCGGAAATGGTGATGATGGGAAGCCAGGGCAGGGGGTTCGTCAACGAATTCTTCCTTGGAAGCGTTAGCCACAACATTGCCCGCCAGTTGCCCGTTCCGGTATTGCTGATACCGGCAAAGAGGGACTGA
- a CDS encoding hydroxyacid dehydrogenase, translating to MYDIVVVECEVRELHLLMDQVGSVRFGDPDNSYTDEKELIELIGDADAVVCTARGKFTRNVIAAATNLKIIAKCGSVPNNIDVEAATDYGVAVTYTPGANRVSVAEHALTLMMALLKLMPKSTEIQKNGGWKSEALQASELTGKTVGIIGLGAAGSSLAEMLKPFRVDLLCYDPYADPERISAAGALSVDMDTLLEKSDVISIHCQLCDETCGFIDRDKLRKMKKSAYLVNTARGALVDEEALVEALRENRIAGAGIDVYSVEPTSKDNPLFALDNVLCTPHLAGWTMECLARETQGTSDSVIQILKGKTPDSLINPDYAKNLK from the coding sequence ATGTATGATATCGTCGTAGTCGAATGCGAAGTACGTGAACTCCATCTGTTGATGGATCAGGTCGGCAGTGTAAGGTTCGGAGATCCTGACAACAGTTACACTGATGAGAAGGAACTCATCGAACTGATAGGGGATGCGGATGCCGTGGTCTGTACAGCCAGGGGCAAATTTACAAGGAATGTCATAGCGGCCGCAACAAACCTCAAGATAATTGCCAAGTGCGGCTCTGTCCCAAACAATATTGATGTAGAAGCGGCGACTGACTATGGTGTTGCCGTAACTTACACTCCGGGAGCCAACAGGGTCAGTGTAGCGGAACATGCCCTCACCCTGATGATGGCCCTTTTAAAGCTTATGCCAAAGTCGACGGAGATCCAGAAGAACGGGGGATGGAAGAGCGAAGCCCTCCAGGCATCTGAGCTGACTGGAAAGACAGTGGGTATAATAGGACTGGGCGCTGCGGGATCAAGCCTTGCCGAAATGCTTAAGCCCTTCAGGGTCGATCTTTTATGTTATGACCCCTATGCTGACCCCGAAAGGATCTCGGCTGCCGGGGCACTGTCAGTCGACATGGATACACTTCTTGAAAAGAGCGACGTCATTTCCATCCACTGTCAGCTATGCGACGAAACCTGCGGCTTCATAGACAGGGATAAACTCAGGAAGATGAAAAAGAGCGCATATCTTGTCAATACTGCAAGGGGAGCCCTTGTAGATGAGGAGGCCCTTGTTGAGGCACTGCGTGAAAACCGGATCGCCGGTGCCGGAATAGATGTATACAGCGTGGAACCCACATCAAAGGACAACCCGCTCTTTGCACTGGACAATGTCCTTTGCACGCCACACCTTGCAGGATGGACCATGGAATGCCTTGCCAGAGAGACACAGGGGACATCTGATTCTGTAATACAGATACTGAAAGGCAAGACCCCCGACAGCCTCATAAACCCCGATTACGCAAAAAACCTCAAATAA
- a CDS encoding universal stress protein — MFEKFIVATDISKDFAISMSSIGGLKTFGAKKCLLLQFVDLNEIVDFSGIYSNELVYEYEKTLSMHKKQIEAEGFEVETRTLPGFSPAHVNKICEEEGYSLTVVASRKYTPSGEVCFGRIANDLIHSAQYPVMQIRTDDPVGADEDELSAVEKADLSSHILYPTDFSDNADIAFRYIKEMAAGSVQKITLLHVQDKSKISPHLESRIKEFNKLDEARLKGMKDMLEKEGKAEVETAVRYGSPSLEILRLVEDAEVKLVVMGSQGRGYVKEFFLGSVSQNIARLSPSSVLLIPTRR, encoded by the coding sequence ATGTTCGAGAAGTTTATTGTAGCAACCGACATATCAAAGGACTTTGCAATATCGATGTCGTCAATAGGCGGATTGAAAACGTTCGGAGCGAAGAAATGCCTTTTGCTTCAGTTCGTGGACCTGAACGAGATAGTCGATTTTTCCGGCATATACTCGAATGAACTCGTTTACGAGTATGAAAAAACTCTTTCAATGCACAAGAAACAGATAGAGGCGGAGGGATTTGAAGTTGAAACAAGGACCCTCCCGGGCTTTTCTCCTGCCCATGTCAACAAGATATGCGAAGAAGAAGGTTATTCTCTCACTGTCGTTGCGTCAAGGAAATATACTCCTTCGGGTGAGGTCTGCTTCGGGAGGATCGCAAATGACCTTATCCACTCGGCACAGTATCCGGTAATGCAGATAAGGACTGATGATCCTGTCGGCGCAGATGAAGATGAACTTTCGGCAGTAGAAAAAGCGGATCTCAGCAGCCATATCCTCTATCCGACAGATTTCTCCGATAATGCGGACATCGCCTTCAGGTACATAAAGGAGATGGCAGCGGGCAGCGTGCAGAAGATAACTCTCCTTCACGTGCAGGACAAATCGAAGATCAGTCCCCATTTGGAGAGCAGGATAAAGGAGTTCAACAAACTTGATGAGGCAAGGCTTAAAGGAATGAAGGACATGCTTGAAAAAGAAGGGAAGGCAGAAGTCGAAACGGCGGTCAGGTATGGGTCGCCTTCTCTTGAGATACTTAGACTTGTCGAGGATGCCGAAGTGAAACTCGTTGTAATGGGCAGCCAGGGAAGAGGATACGTCAAAGAGTTTTTCCTGGGCAGCGTGAGCCAGAACATTGCGAGACTAAGCCCCTCTTCGGTACTGCTGATACCGACAAGACGCTGA
- a CDS encoding universal stress protein produces MFEKFVVAVDLSDDSLALMGCVERLKAYGAKKCLLIQYRTIEEVIDYTRGQSNVPLQKYEDAFADNKKKLMEAGFEVETRVLAGYPAGEIEKVAASEGYSLIVTGARKRSSSGDVYFSTLANDLMHSVSMPLLIMRTRRDDKIEEDGKVVIDGCQVADHLLYPTDFSENADVAFSKVLEIAPGNARKVTLLHVQDAAKISPHLDERVEEFNRIDKARLEGMKKLLQDRGEIEVDVVVKYGSPAVEIIKTVEENGIPLVVMGSQGRGYVKEFFLGSVSSKVAIKAPCSILLIPTKR; encoded by the coding sequence ATGTTTGAAAAATTCGTGGTTGCTGTCGATCTGTCAGATGATTCCCTTGCGCTGATGGGCTGCGTGGAAAGGCTTAAGGCATACGGAGCGAAAAAGTGCCTGTTGATACAATACAGGACAATAGAAGAAGTGATCGATTACACAAGAGGGCAATCGAATGTTCCTCTCCAGAAATACGAGGACGCATTTGCAGACAATAAAAAGAAACTCATGGAGGCGGGATTTGAGGTAGAAACACGGGTACTGGCGGGGTATCCTGCCGGAGAAATCGAAAAGGTTGCCGCCTCCGAAGGGTATTCACTTATTGTCACGGGGGCAAGAAAGCGATCATCATCCGGCGACGTATACTTCAGCACCCTTGCAAACGACCTCATGCACTCAGTATCCATGCCCCTTCTGATAATGAGGACGAGGAGGGACGACAAAATCGAAGAGGATGGAAAGGTCGTAATAGACGGATGTCAGGTAGCAGACCACCTGCTATACCCGACCGACTTCTCAGAAAACGCTGATGTCGCGTTTTCCAAAGTTCTTGAAATCGCTCCCGGGAATGCCAGGAAGGTGACTCTCCTCCATGTCCAGGATGCAGCAAAAATAAGCCCTCATCTTGATGAGAGGGTCGAAGAATTCAACAGGATAGACAAAGCAAGGCTTGAAGGCATGAAAAAGCTGCTTCAGGACAGGGGAGAGATCGAAGTAGACGTGGTTGTAAAATACGGTTCGCCCGCTGTCGAGATAATAAAAACAGTAGAGGAAAACGGCATCCCGCTCGTAGTTATGGGAAGCCAGGGCAGAGGATACGTGAAGGAGTTCTTCCTTGGAAGCGTCAGCAGCAAAGTTGCGATAAAGGCCCCCTGTTCCATCCTGCTCATCCCTACAAAACGGTGA
- the tilS gene encoding tRNA lysidine(34) synthetase TilS gives MKKDISYHNKLTAAGKRQGWWDSEGLVAALSGGGDSVAMLWLLHRFYKGRIVAAHLDHCTREGMSHRDAEFSVELCEKWGIKCIVKTVEVYKERLTGESFEMAGRRERYTHFYETAEAEGLPFIAVGHSADDVVETQLMNLFRGTGLEGLRGIPERRGMIVRPIIDFRRDELREILRDNGVEWREDASNADTVYRRNRVREVLIPWIRENMNPNFESVMLGLSKQIDAELENKKKNTERLISEASITIPPAIVCWSPAFIKNVKDTELADMLRLQGVLLDLPRLDRDRTMKLLSLIRKGGKWRFQWARDIEICWSNRGMGWLHRKDIAKGADENRQNARKEELPWWAR, from the coding sequence ATGAAAAAGGATATATCTTATCATAATAAACTTACAGCAGCAGGAAAGCGCCAGGGCTGGTGGGATTCTGAGGGACTTGTTGCCGCGCTTTCGGGCGGCGGGGACTCTGTGGCAATGCTATGGCTCCTTCACCGTTTTTACAAAGGTAGGATCGTCGCCGCACATCTTGACCACTGTACGCGGGAGGGTATGTCCCACAGGGATGCGGAGTTCTCTGTTGAGCTATGCGAAAAGTGGGGCATCAAATGCATTGTCAAAACCGTCGAGGTATACAAGGAACGGCTGACGGGCGAGTCTTTTGAAATGGCGGGCAGAAGGGAGCGCTACACCCATTTCTATGAAACTGCGGAGGCGGAGGGGCTGCCCTTCATTGCTGTCGGCCACTCTGCTGACGACGTAGTAGAGACCCAGCTGATGAACCTTTTCAGAGGGACGGGACTGGAGGGACTGAGAGGGATCCCCGAGAGGAGGGGAATGATAGTCCGCCCGATAATAGATTTCCGAAGGGATGAGCTGAGGGAGATCCTCAGGGATAACGGGGTCGAATGGCGGGAGGACGCAAGCAACGCCGACACCGTCTACAGGAGAAACAGGGTCAGGGAAGTGCTGATCCCGTGGATAAGGGAGAACATGAACCCGAACTTCGAGTCAGTTATGCTGGGGCTTTCCAAGCAGATAGACGCAGAACTTGAAAATAAAAAGAAAAACACGGAAAGGCTGATTTCAGAAGCTTCAATAACCATACCTCCGGCGATCGTATGCTGGTCTCCGGCATTCATAAAAAACGTCAAGGATACAGAACTGGCGGATATGCTCAGGCTCCAGGGCGTGCTGCTGGACCTCCCCAGGCTTGACAGAGACAGAACAATGAAACTGCTCTCACTGATCCGAAAGGGCGGCAAATGGCGTTTCCAGTGGGCGAGAGATATTGAAATTTGTTGGTCGAACAGGGGTATGGGCTGGCTGCATCGCAAAGATATCGCAAAAGGCGCAGACGAAAATAGGCAAAATGCCCGAAAAGAAGAGCTCCCATGGTGGGCGAGATAG
- the hpt gene encoding hypoxanthine phosphoribosyltransferase codes for MEYKIGKTLISEEKLQAKIKELGEQLSRDYAGKQLICVCVLKGAVIFLADLIRHISPEVDVRIDFLAISSYGASTKSSGVVQIQKDLSTDIYGKNVLIIEDIVDTGLSLKYIKSLLLERRPQSLAICVLLDKPDRRKETVKVEYTGFTIPDEFVIGYGLDYAGMFRHLPAVFIAEPVA; via the coding sequence TTGGAATATAAGATAGGCAAGACCCTTATTTCTGAAGAAAAACTTCAGGCGAAGATAAAGGAACTGGGAGAACAGCTGAGCAGGGATTACGCCGGTAAGCAGCTGATCTGTGTCTGTGTTCTTAAAGGCGCGGTGATATTCCTTGCCGACCTTATCAGGCACATAAGCCCTGAAGTGGATGTCAGGATCGACTTCCTGGCGATATCTTCATACGGGGCATCTACGAAGAGCAGCGGGGTAGTGCAAATACAGAAGGACCTGAGCACGGACATATACGGCAAAAATGTGCTTATAATAGAGGATATAGTTGATACCGGCCTTTCGCTGAAGTACATAAAGTCGCTGCTGCTCGAACGCAGGCCTCAGAGCCTTGCGATCTGCGTTCTGCTCGACAAGCCTGACCGCCGCAAGGAAACTGTGAAGGTCGAGTATACGGGGTTTACCATCCCTGATGAATTTGTGATCGGCTACGGCCTGGATTACGCCGGAATGTTCCGCCATCTGCCGGCGGTCTTCATCGCCGAGCCCGTCGCGTAG
- the ftsH gene encoding ATP-dependent zinc metalloprotease FtsH — MYIILIVLVVSLVNVFLTPDGNKAGQTVEVLPYSQFLNEVNLGNVTKVKIDHEQLKGTLKSGKEFTTYILDPGTLPSEIAQKGVEVEVVPPPKNSWLTALLTSLLPTLLLIGVWIYFIYNMQGGGNKVMGFAKSKAKLFMDNRPKVTFDDVAGCDESKEELEEVVQFLRDPSKFTRLGAKVPRGVLLLGAPGTGKTLLSRAVAGEANVPFFSISGSDFVEMFVGVGAARVRDLFEQARKNQPCIIFIDEIDAVGRHRGAGLGGGHDEREQTLNQLLVEMDGFEAGTGIILLAATNRPDILDPALLRPGRFDRQIVVDRPDVNGRRDILKVHLKDKKISKEVDLDVIARRTPGFVGADIANLVNEAALLAGRRNKDKLGMAEFEEAIDRVMAGPERKSRVISKKEREIIAYHEAGHALVASKIDGSDPVHKISIIPRGHMALGYTLQLPEEDRFLISKKELSDRITILLSGRVTELLKFGDVTTGASNDLERATQIARQMVTQFGMSDRLGLVTLGRKQHEVFLGRDIMEDRNYSEEIAYAIDQEVRSIIDECFNLAKNILTEHSERLEEITALLLEKEVLEGDELDELLGYPKKEAPVVPAVTDEEEAYSENDENGTEEDNGSEGEEEEKKKAQESAEDPDEDDEDPDEEEE, encoded by the coding sequence ATGTACATAATACTGATCGTCCTTGTCGTCAGCCTGGTCAATGTTTTTCTGACCCCTGACGGGAACAAGGCAGGTCAGACTGTCGAAGTGCTTCCTTATAGCCAGTTTCTGAATGAAGTCAACCTGGGCAATGTAACGAAAGTAAAGATCGACCATGAACAGCTGAAAGGAACGCTCAAATCCGGCAAGGAGTTTACGACATACATCCTTGATCCCGGGACACTCCCGAGCGAGATAGCCCAGAAGGGCGTTGAGGTCGAGGTGGTACCTCCTCCCAAGAACTCCTGGCTGACGGCACTTTTGACATCGCTGCTGCCCACTCTGCTCCTGATAGGCGTATGGATCTATTTCATATACAACATGCAGGGCGGCGGGAACAAGGTGATGGGCTTTGCGAAGAGCAAAGCAAAACTCTTCATGGACAACAGGCCCAAAGTTACTTTTGATGATGTTGCGGGCTGTGACGAGTCAAAAGAGGAACTTGAGGAGGTCGTGCAATTCCTCAGGGACCCGTCTAAGTTTACAAGGCTGGGAGCTAAAGTTCCTCGCGGTGTACTGCTGCTGGGCGCTCCGGGAACCGGAAAGACGCTGCTTTCCAGGGCAGTTGCAGGAGAGGCCAATGTTCCCTTCTTCAGCATCAGCGGATCCGATTTTGTCGAAATGTTCGTTGGTGTCGGTGCTGCACGTGTGAGGGACCTATTTGAGCAGGCGCGCAAAAATCAGCCCTGCATCATTTTTATAGACGAGATCGATGCGGTCGGACGCCATCGCGGAGCAGGGCTCGGAGGCGGACACGATGAACGGGAGCAGACACTGAACCAGCTGCTGGTCGAGATGGACGGTTTTGAGGCGGGAACAGGCATAATACTCCTCGCCGCGACCAACAGGCCTGACATTCTTGATCCGGCATTGCTCCGCCCGGGCCGTTTTGACAGACAGATAGTAGTTGACAGGCCGGATGTAAACGGAAGACGGGATATTCTGAAGGTCCACCTCAAGGACAAGAAGATAAGCAAGGAAGTAGACCTTGATGTTATCGCGAGAAGGACCCCGGGTTTTGTGGGCGCTGACATCGCGAACCTCGTTAATGAAGCTGCACTCCTTGCAGGCCGTAGAAACAAGGACAAGCTTGGCATGGCCGAGTTCGAAGAGGCTATTGACAGGGTCATGGCAGGTCCTGAACGCAAGAGCCGCGTTATAAGCAAGAAAGAGCGAGAGATCATCGCCTATCATGAAGCCGGACATGCACTGGTGGCAAGCAAGATAGACGGCAGCGACCCTGTACACAAGATCTCAATAATACCGAGAGGCCACATGGCACTTGGTTACACACTGCAGCTGCCCGAAGAGGACCGGTTCCTCATCTCAAAGAAGGAACTTTCAGACAGGATAACGATATTGCTCAGCGGACGTGTGACTGAGCTGCTGAAATTTGGAGATGTCACAACAGGCGCTTCCAACGACCTTGAGAGGGCAACGCAGATAGCCCGGCAGATGGTCACACAGTTTGGGATGAGCGACAGGCTTGGACTGGTGACTCTCGGCAGGAAGCAGCATGAGGTATTTCTTGGCAGGGATATCATGGAGGACCGGAACTACAGCGAAGAGATAGCATATGCGATAGACCAGGAAGTCCGCAGCATAATAGATGAATGCTTCAATCTTGCGAAGAATATCCTTACGGAACACAGCGAACGCCTGGAGGAGATAACAGCTCTGCTTCTTGAGAAGGAAGTCCTTGAGGGTGATGAGCTTGATGAGCTTCTCGGCTACCCGAAGAAAGAAGCTCCGGTAGTCCCTGCAGTGACGGACGAGGAGGAAGCTTATTCCGAAAACGATGAGAACGGAACTGAAGAGGACAACGGCTCTGAGGGCGAAGAAGAGGAAAAAAAGAAGGCTCAGGAGAGTGCGGAAGACCCTGACGAAGACGACGAAGATCCTGACGAGGAAGAAGAGTAA